Proteins co-encoded in one Nonlabens agnitus genomic window:
- a CDS encoding glycosyltransferase family 4 protein: MKRVKELIRKGIGWIYLYVFAIRRSKVIKKSDLVFIFPYYHLGGAERVHLYITKIFENSNVTVIFTHSSATDIYLESFRESASIIILNPIINKRSDAVTKRLFKIIINAINQSKEISCVFGSNTKYFYEIVPFLNKRSIDLIHAFRDLDDREDMFCESARYLDKRVVISEHGHNALSQIYARQNLSEYLGNVVIIPNAVRSASLNQKMVNSSNEQIVVGYVGRWAPEKRPELFLKIAKSFQGKLNYIFVMAGSGMTAYKKVITDAGVIFKGQINNPIVLQELYKQLDVICITSEYEGFPMVIMESMMSGVIPISVNVGGVSEHIINGKNGVLIDNKDEMSVTDKMISSIIELKSDFSLRKNLSNNATVYAERSFSMDNFIHGYRALLKEKT, translated from the coding sequence ATGAAGCGGGTTAAAGAACTAATTCGAAAAGGCATTGGGTGGATATATTTATATGTATTTGCAATTCGACGATCGAAGGTGATTAAAAAATCAGATCTCGTCTTTATATTTCCATACTATCATCTAGGCGGTGCAGAGCGAGTTCATCTATATATTACTAAAATTTTTGAGAATAGTAATGTAACCGTCATTTTTACCCATTCATCTGCTACAGATATATACCTTGAATCCTTCAGAGAGTCTGCAAGTATTATTATACTAAATCCAATTATCAATAAAAGAAGCGATGCAGTAACCAAACGACTGTTCAAAATAATAATTAATGCTATTAATCAGAGCAAAGAGATCAGTTGCGTTTTTGGGAGTAATACAAAGTACTTCTATGAGATCGTTCCCTTTTTGAATAAAAGGTCAATCGATTTAATTCATGCATTTAGGGACTTAGATGATCGCGAAGACATGTTTTGCGAATCCGCAAGATATTTAGATAAAAGGGTTGTCATCAGCGAACACGGTCATAACGCACTGAGCCAAATTTATGCTCGACAAAATTTATCAGAGTATTTAGGTAATGTTGTAATTATTCCAAATGCAGTGCGATCAGCATCATTAAATCAAAAAATGGTCAATTCTAGTAATGAGCAAATCGTGGTTGGGTATGTGGGCAGATGGGCTCCTGAGAAAAGACCAGAGCTGTTTTTAAAAATTGCAAAGTCATTTCAGGGTAAACTGAATTACATATTTGTGATGGCTGGTAGCGGTATGACCGCTTATAAAAAAGTCATAACAGATGCTGGCGTCATTTTTAAAGGCCAAATAAATAATCCAATTGTGCTTCAGGAATTATATAAACAGCTAGATGTAATTTGTATAACCTCAGAATATGAAGGTTTTCCTATGGTTATTATGGAATCAATGATGTCTGGAGTTATACCTATCAGTGTCAACGTTGGTGGAGTATCAGAGCATATTATTAATGGAAAAAATGGAGTTTTAATAGACAATAAAGACGAAATGTCAGTGACGGATAAAATGATTAGTAGTATTATTGAGTTAAAGAGCGATTTTAGTTTGAGGAAAAACCTTTCTAACAATGCGACTGTGTATGCCGAACGTTCATTTTCGATGGATAATTTTATTCATGGTTACCGTGCATTACTGAAAGAAAAAACTTAG
- a CDS encoding glycosyltransferase family 2 protein — MLSIPTLSIVIPNRNRKLEIVQRSLDSVAMQLNQNVKVMFIDYGSSKIYQEKLQNLLTYYPAIELKLCPTQGQLFHKTRCINMVLKQCTSKYFMVMDVDCIVHPKFVAKALELASDGTTYNFPYGFLTEAESNTSKPFEDHKVKFIGGLTGTAIFNTEQLIQLNGFDESYHGWGAEDADMFRRLETAGNKVVLYQSELLVLHQWHAKGYRSTNTNQPFHQSLERINHRLFDLSKSLNSKVTNRHLPWGMHCSASAYNQLDVIVQSIFVENSYEELRACSFQLLHNQKPGTTLLTVREMGKIHSLKNRLKAIFSNRVFRAVPMEQVNEYLLEQIIMNFRNLPYQYEFDQELRQVKLKINF; from the coding sequence ATGCTAAGCATTCCAACCTTAAGTATTGTAATTCCAAATCGCAACCGGAAATTAGAAATTGTTCAACGCTCTTTAGATTCAGTAGCTATGCAATTGAATCAAAATGTAAAAGTAATGTTCATCGATTACGGAAGTTCAAAGATTTATCAAGAGAAACTCCAAAATCTATTGACTTATTATCCTGCAATTGAACTGAAACTTTGCCCAACACAAGGACAGTTGTTCCATAAAACCAGATGTATTAATATGGTATTGAAGCAGTGTACCAGTAAATATTTTATGGTTATGGATGTGGACTGTATCGTTCATCCAAAATTTGTAGCTAAGGCTTTAGAACTTGCTAGTGATGGGACAACCTATAATTTTCCCTATGGGTTTTTAACAGAAGCTGAAAGCAATACCAGTAAACCTTTTGAAGACCACAAGGTTAAGTTCATAGGTGGACTAACAGGGACAGCAATTTTTAACACAGAACAATTGATCCAACTTAATGGTTTCGACGAGTCCTATCACGGCTGGGGCGCAGAGGATGCCGATATGTTTAGAAGGCTCGAGACTGCTGGTAACAAAGTGGTTTTATATCAATCTGAGCTACTGGTACTGCATCAATGGCATGCTAAAGGCTACAGATCTACAAATACTAATCAACCGTTTCATCAAAGTCTTGAACGTATCAACCATAGATTGTTTGACTTATCGAAGTCATTAAATTCAAAAGTTACTAATAGACACTTACCTTGGGGCATGCACTGCAGTGCATCGGCTTACAACCAGTTGGACGTAATAGTTCAGTCAATATTTGTCGAAAACTCGTACGAAGAATTGAGAGCATGCAGTTTCCAATTGTTGCATAACCAGAAGCCAGGGACAACACTATTGACGGTCAGAGAAATGGGAAAAATTCATTCTTTGAAAAACAGATTGAAAGCAATATTTAGTAATCGTGTTTTTAGAGCCGTGCCAATGGAACAGGTCAATGAGTACTTACTGGAGCAGATCATAATGAATTTTCGTAATTTACCTTACCAATATGAATTTGATCAAGAACTTAGACAAGTTAAATTGAAAATAAATTTTTAA
- a CDS encoding glycosyltransferase family 4 protein codes for MNNLHFQRWSDQLRDSGHEVFWFDILDQGYAQSLSWMTQITGWKKRFLKRRGRTFLKTKFPKVYSWLECNYDVRVEDAFERALLEIQPDVVHSFALYVAAAPIKNVMQVHAHMKWAYSAWGSDLFYFQHQPNYLADIKQVLQRVDYLFTDCHRDHQIAVKYGFQGTFLGVFPGGGGYELDNLKQYQLPIKQRKIIAVKGYQNRSGRAVSVLQALEMIKDQLTDYEIVVFGADHQDVFRFRAVTEHGRSEREIPNITIHGKLTHEDIFKLFGKALLYIGNSNSDGMPNTLLEAICCGCHPIQSNPGGATAEIITDGLNGLLIENCEDVELIGQVVKKSLTDLDYLLKSAEYNYINIVPKLDRDFIKKKVIDAYSACLPSTGSIFLS; via the coding sequence ATGAACAACTTACACTTCCAGCGCTGGTCTGATCAGTTACGGGATAGCGGGCATGAGGTCTTTTGGTTTGATATTCTGGATCAGGGTTACGCACAATCCTTGTCTTGGATGACCCAGATAACTGGCTGGAAAAAACGATTTCTAAAACGTCGAGGACGAACCTTTTTAAAAACGAAATTCCCTAAGGTTTATAGTTGGCTGGAGTGCAACTATGATGTTCGTGTTGAGGACGCTTTTGAGCGCGCCTTGCTGGAAATACAACCAGATGTCGTGCATAGTTTTGCATTGTATGTAGCTGCGGCACCTATAAAAAACGTGATGCAAGTACACGCTCACATGAAATGGGCATACAGCGCTTGGGGAAGTGATTTGTTTTATTTCCAGCATCAACCCAATTATTTAGCAGATATAAAACAAGTGCTTCAACGAGTCGATTACCTATTCACGGATTGTCACCGCGATCATCAAATTGCTGTGAAATATGGTTTTCAAGGTACGTTTTTGGGTGTTTTTCCAGGTGGCGGTGGTTATGAATTGGACAATTTAAAACAATACCAACTTCCCATAAAACAGCGCAAGATTATTGCTGTCAAAGGATACCAAAATCGGTCTGGCAGAGCTGTTTCTGTCTTACAGGCTCTCGAGATGATCAAGGATCAGCTTACAGATTACGAGATCGTAGTTTTTGGAGCAGATCATCAGGATGTGTTCCGCTTTCGCGCGGTCACTGAGCACGGTCGAAGTGAAAGAGAGATTCCCAACATCACCATTCACGGGAAGTTGACACATGAGGATATTTTCAAGCTTTTCGGGAAGGCGTTACTTTATATAGGCAATTCTAATAGCGATGGTATGCCTAACACATTACTTGAAGCTATTTGCTGTGGTTGTCACCCTATACAATCCAATCCAGGAGGTGCAACGGCAGAGATTATTACTGATGGACTAAACGGTTTATTGATAGAAAATTGTGAGGATGTAGAGCTTATAGGACAAGTAGTAAAAAAAAGCTTAACCGACCTGGATTACCTACTCAAGTCCGCAGAGTATAATTATATCAATATCGTGCCAAAACTGGATAGGGATTTTATAAAAAAAAAAGTTATAGACGCCTATAGCGCCTGTCTCCCAAGCACAGGCTCTATATTTTTATCTTAA
- a CDS encoding acyltransferase family protein produces MDCEQQQDYFKDVCRSMASSATLVDCNKVLYKKTEQVLETTAHIQQQYRSNNFDFLRFVFALLVVISHSYPLSGTAETSQWIVQLTDGQTNYAAIGLNGFFVISGFFIYRSFDRSPSIWVFLRKRALRIFPGLFVVLLLSVMTVPLVYEGDVPLLHNKDWFTYLPYNLSLYGFQGVVSGVFDNNFYHAINGSLWTIRYEFTLYLCISVFYLVQGNQLLIRLALLITSLLMLVGYLFFKNQLGPVSLLGLVGYNILNLGTFFVLGSLLGTFVFERYVRWVFVLGLLVLLVASIYFNLYDLFKHVLFTPLILMIGFLTVRGISKFGKWGDASYGIYIYSFPIQQLLVYYFAPNVTVLMGLSVLLSIIFGILSWHLIEKRALKLKNKPFSVYRRKWLSPR; encoded by the coding sequence ATGGATTGCGAGCAGCAGCAGGACTATTTTAAGGATGTTTGCAGATCTATGGCAAGCTCTGCAACGCTTGTTGATTGTAATAAAGTTTTATATAAAAAAACCGAACAAGTTTTAGAAACAACCGCCCACATACAGCAACAATACCGTAGTAACAACTTCGATTTTCTCAGGTTTGTCTTTGCTCTTTTGGTAGTGATTTCTCATTCCTATCCGCTATCAGGTACAGCCGAAACTTCCCAGTGGATCGTACAGTTGACCGACGGTCAGACAAATTATGCGGCCATTGGCTTGAATGGATTCTTTGTCATCAGCGGTTTTTTTATCTATAGAAGTTTTGATCGCAGTCCATCTATCTGGGTGTTTTTAAGAAAGCGGGCACTGCGTATTTTTCCAGGCCTATTCGTAGTGCTGCTACTATCGGTCATGACGGTTCCCTTGGTTTATGAAGGTGATGTGCCTCTTTTGCATAATAAGGATTGGTTCACCTATCTACCTTATAATTTATCGCTCTATGGTTTTCAAGGTGTGGTCTCTGGGGTTTTTGACAACAATTTTTACCACGCGATCAATGGGTCTTTGTGGACAATACGTTATGAGTTTACACTTTATCTATGTATTTCGGTCTTTTATTTGGTTCAGGGCAATCAGCTTTTAATCCGCCTAGCTTTGTTGATTACCAGTTTGTTGATGCTGGTGGGTTATCTGTTTTTTAAGAATCAATTAGGGCCAGTCTCACTGTTAGGCTTAGTAGGATACAACATCCTTAATCTCGGGACTTTTTTTGTGCTAGGCAGTTTACTGGGCACTTTTGTTTTTGAGCGATATGTTCGTTGGGTCTTTGTGTTGGGACTACTTGTGCTGCTAGTTGCTTCTATATATTTCAATCTCTATGACCTTTTTAAGCATGTCCTGTTCACACCATTAATATTGATGATAGGCTTTTTGACTGTGCGTGGAATAAGTAAGTTTGGTAAATGGGGCGATGCATCCTACGGCATCTATATCTATAGTTTTCCGATCCAGCAGCTATTGGTGTATTATTTTGCACCTAATGTTACTGTATTAATGGGTTTGTCAGTACTCTTATCAATTATATTTGGAATACTATCGTGGCACTTAATAGAAAAAAGAGCTTTGAAATTAAAGAACAAGCCGTTCTCCGTGTATCGCAGAAAATGGCTGTCGCCTCGTTAA
- a CDS encoding N-acetylneuraminate synthase family protein, translating into MNKYKVPYTIAEIGGNHKGDMDIAKEMIQMAAVFCKVDAVKFQKRHNIELLTTEQYNAPHPNPINSYGDTYGAHREFLEFDVHQHAELKEYCESLGITYATSVWDLTSAKEIAGLQPEFIKIPSACNNHYEMLEWLCKNYDGEIHCSTGMTTPDEIDELVNFFEKQDRAQDLVLYNCTSGYPVPFPDVCLLDISTLLEKYGGRVKHIGFSGHHLGIAVDIAAYTLGANIVERHYTLDRTWKGTDHSASLEPAGMRKLARDLRAVHQALTHKTMDILPIEQVQRDKLKYRKA; encoded by the coding sequence ATGAATAAATACAAAGTTCCCTATACCATTGCAGAAATAGGCGGCAACCATAAAGGCGACATGGACATCGCCAAAGAAATGATCCAGATGGCTGCCGTTTTTTGCAAGGTCGATGCGGTCAAGTTTCAAAAACGCCACAATATAGAATTATTGACTACCGAGCAATACAACGCACCGCACCCTAATCCTATTAATTCGTATGGAGATACCTATGGAGCGCACCGTGAGTTTCTAGAGTTCGACGTCCATCAACATGCAGAGCTTAAAGAATATTGTGAGTCGCTTGGAATTACTTATGCCACTAGTGTTTGGGATTTGACCAGTGCCAAAGAAATCGCTGGATTACAACCAGAATTTATTAAAATACCTAGTGCTTGCAACAACCACTATGAGATGCTCGAGTGGTTGTGTAAAAACTACGACGGAGAGATCCATTGTTCCACAGGAATGACCACTCCAGATGAAATTGATGAATTGGTCAACTTTTTTGAAAAGCAGGACCGCGCGCAAGATCTTGTGTTATACAATTGTACATCAGGCTATCCAGTCCCATTTCCAGATGTTTGCCTATTAGACATTTCAACCTTGCTGGAAAAATATGGAGGTCGGGTAAAGCACATCGGTTTTTCTGGGCATCATCTTGGGATTGCTGTAGACATCGCTGCTTACACATTAGGAGCAAACATCGTTGAACGTCACTATACCCTTGATCGCACTTGGAAAGGTACAGATCACAGCGCTTCTTTAGAACCCGCTGGAATGAGAAAGCTAGCCAGAGATTTAAGAGCAGTTCACCAGGCACTCACGCACAAAACCATGGACATTCTCCCTATAGAACAAGTTCAACGCGATAAATTAAAGTACCGCAAAGCCTAA
- a CDS encoding acylneuraminate cytidylyltransferase, with amino-acid sequence MKSIGFIPLRKNSKGIPGKNKKKLLGRPLFCWVLGEAIASQLDHMYVFTDDHDIIRFIEKEYHWTDRVSAIERSAASASDTASTESAILEFMDIHKEPIDFFCLLQATSPFTTAADINKCLQMVSSGDYDSALTVVNSHRFTWNKNGTPKNYDVFNRPRRQDFEGLLIENGACYVSSETALRESGNRISGNIATIHMPEDSLTEIDSLTDWKIVEELLAARLKKEKKASKITHLILDVDGVFTDGCVYYGSDGELMKKFDMRDGMGLEILRQYNINVMVMTSEDSAIVASRMRKLNIVDVFLGVKDKYSLLSRIAHERNLSFSNMAYVGDDVNDLANICAAGWSFTPANATTTIKNHADVILNNDSANGAIREACEFIIKYNNRYE; translated from the coding sequence ATGAAATCAATAGGCTTTATTCCGTTACGCAAGAATTCCAAAGGGATTCCTGGCAAGAACAAGAAGAAATTATTGGGCAGACCACTTTTCTGCTGGGTGCTTGGAGAAGCCATCGCCTCTCAACTAGATCATATGTATGTTTTTACAGACGATCACGATATCATTAGGTTCATAGAAAAGGAATATCACTGGACAGACAGGGTAAGTGCAATAGAACGCAGCGCTGCAAGTGCGTCGGATACCGCATCTACAGAAAGCGCGATCCTCGAGTTTATGGATATACACAAAGAACCCATCGACTTCTTCTGCTTGTTACAAGCCACATCACCTTTTACAACTGCTGCTGATATCAATAAATGCCTACAGATGGTATCCTCTGGTGATTACGATTCCGCGTTGACCGTTGTCAATTCGCATCGATTCACTTGGAATAAAAATGGTACTCCTAAAAATTACGATGTGTTCAATCGGCCACGTCGTCAAGACTTTGAAGGTTTGTTGATCGAGAATGGTGCTTGTTACGTCTCAAGTGAAACCGCTTTACGCGAAAGCGGAAATAGAATAAGCGGTAACATAGCTACCATACACATGCCAGAAGATAGTCTCACAGAAATCGATTCGCTAACCGACTGGAAAATTGTGGAAGAACTACTGGCAGCTAGGTTGAAAAAAGAAAAGAAAGCAAGCAAAATAACGCATCTGATCCTAGATGTTGATGGGGTGTTTACAGATGGCTGCGTTTACTACGGCAGCGACGGCGAGCTTATGAAAAAGTTTGACATGCGTGATGGAATGGGATTGGAAATCCTACGTCAATACAATATCAATGTCATGGTCATGACCTCAGAAGATTCTGCTATCGTCGCTAGCCGCATGAGAAAGCTTAATATCGTAGATGTCTTTTTAGGCGTTAAAGACAAATACAGCTTACTTTCAAGAATTGCTCATGAGCGCAACCTATCATTTTCAAACATGGCCTATGTAGGCGATGATGTTAATGACCTAGCAAACATCTGTGCAGCAGGCTGGTCATTCACTCCTGCAAATGCGACAACAACTATAAAGAATCACGCCGATGTTATTTTAAATAACGACAGTGCAAACGGTGCCATCCGTGAGGCCTGCGAATTCATCATCAAGTACAACAACCGTTATGAATAA
- a CDS encoding class I SAM-dependent methyltransferase, which translates to MINVDQIKTEFLKAHLIDPVSQRKVVELTASKVIFTNHSYPIHNGVPVLFNEQESIFRTSDVLNEIPTTQNKTYRKKGWKTFIRQKLLPSLSHDFTFKERYKRLASDCGGKTVLVIGAGDKIEWYVQMFAGALVITSDVHSQYIPDVVIDAHQIPFENKTFDIVIAGQVLEHTFQPWVVASEIERVCKSGGQMLIEVPFNFPYHGMPYDFFRFTFTGLRSLFNKSKMVECQIGEGNASAVATYNSQLLIDLFSNRLLRSIMLFISRILFGWWKYLDKLNSTVNRRSISVPKGFSMLFEKDDVKRSNSELLNEYFELKK; encoded by the coding sequence ATGATTAACGTGGATCAAATTAAAACTGAATTTTTAAAAGCGCATCTTATTGATCCAGTTTCTCAACGTAAAGTTGTTGAACTGACAGCTAGCAAAGTTATTTTCACAAATCACTCCTATCCGATTCATAATGGAGTGCCAGTTCTTTTCAATGAGCAGGAAAGTATTTTTAGGACAAGCGATGTTTTGAATGAGATTCCGACCACGCAAAACAAAACGTATCGCAAGAAAGGATGGAAAACTTTTATAAGACAAAAGCTACTTCCTTCCTTATCGCACGACTTTACATTTAAAGAACGTTATAAACGACTCGCAAGTGATTGCGGTGGTAAAACAGTTCTCGTGATAGGGGCTGGTGATAAAATTGAGTGGTACGTTCAAATGTTTGCCGGCGCGCTTGTGATAACGTCTGATGTTCATTCGCAATACATTCCAGATGTCGTGATTGACGCTCATCAGATTCCTTTTGAAAACAAAACCTTTGATATTGTAATTGCTGGACAAGTGCTGGAACACACATTTCAACCTTGGGTAGTAGCAAGCGAGATTGAACGTGTCTGTAAAAGTGGTGGCCAGATGCTTATTGAGGTACCCTTCAATTTTCCTTATCACGGTATGCCTTATGATTTTTTCAGGTTTACGTTTACAGGATTGCGTAGTTTATTTAATAAATCAAAAATGGTTGAGTGCCAAATTGGTGAAGGAAATGCAAGTGCAGTAGCCACTTACAACAGCCAATTACTGATCGATTTATTTTCTAACAGACTTTTGCGCAGTATAATGTTGTTTATTTCACGGATATTATTCGGATGGTGGAAATACCTAGACAAACTAAATTCAACAGTGAACCGAAGGTCGATCTCCGTCCCTAAAGGATTTAGTATGCTTTTTGAAAAGGATGATGTAAAGAGATCAAATAGTGAATTGCTGAATGAGTATTTTGAGTTGAAAAAATAG
- a CDS encoding glycosyltransferase family 2 protein → MSQLVSIIIPTYNRAHIIGTTLDSIVAQTYQNWECVIVDDGSTDDTLEVLQAISRNDPRFKIHQRPSNLPKGASSCRNIGIDNSDGDYIIFLDSDDTLEVHCLKTRVDIFNKKPSLDFLVFPMGVYSNEHILKANLDDTVNHLNEFLSYRLPWSIMCPIWKANFIKELGGFTITYPRLNDPELMIRALLMPYVSYQVISDVPYDSVYYPSISNWPLIIDKYFQSLELLIPDVVNRLNRSNRSELKVFLRGYLKVWYYSFYFPSNKNYLFYNLTLIKLFLNHNIISRWQSLWLGFYITLYVGLGFLLSKVKSNKIFRFE, encoded by the coding sequence ATGAGTCAATTAGTATCCATTATCATTCCTACTTACAATCGGGCCCATATTATTGGTACAACCCTGGACTCTATCGTCGCCCAAACCTACCAAAACTGGGAGTGCGTCATTGTTGATGATGGTAGCACGGATGATACTCTAGAAGTCTTACAAGCTATTTCACGAAATGATCCGAGATTCAAAATTCATCAAAGACCTTCCAATTTACCAAAGGGAGCTTCGTCCTGTCGGAATATTGGAATTGATAATTCTGATGGAGATTATATCATCTTCTTAGACTCGGACGACACTTTAGAGGTTCATTGTTTGAAAACGAGAGTTGATATCTTTAACAAAAAGCCTAGCCTAGATTTTTTAGTTTTCCCGATGGGTGTTTACTCAAATGAACATATTTTAAAAGCGAATCTTGATGATACAGTTAATCACTTAAATGAATTTTTATCATATCGATTGCCGTGGTCAATCATGTGTCCAATTTGGAAAGCAAATTTTATTAAAGAGTTAGGTGGTTTTACCATAACATATCCACGATTGAATGATCCTGAATTAATGATAAGGGCATTGCTAATGCCATATGTTTCATATCAAGTTATTAGTGATGTCCCCTATGATAGTGTTTACTATCCCAGCATATCTAATTGGCCTTTGATCATTGATAAATACTTTCAAAGTCTTGAATTATTAATTCCGGACGTTGTTAATCGATTAAATAGAAGCAATAGATCTGAACTGAAAGTATTTTTAAGAGGATACCTAAAAGTATGGTATTATAGTTTTTACTTTCCCTCAAATAAAAATTATCTCTTTTATAATCTAACGTTAATTAAATTATTTTTAAATCATAACATTATTTCTCGTTGGCAAAGCTTGTGGCTTGGTTTTTATATAACGCTTTATGTTGGTTTAGGATTTTTACTTAGCAAGGTCAAATCAAATAAAATATTTCGGTTTGAATGA
- a CDS encoding glycosyltransferase, whose product MKLSVVIRAKNQAPALEFLLRNLTQRYAADVDEIVVIDNLSTDASKQITLKYGARFETIEKFSYGGSANFAAAQATHPIVVIFSAHSYPVSHDFFSLIKQRFATNPNLAGLRCLHNSNDYRQYINGISASEDPNRSGLIFSGSAFAKAVWQKHPFREDVATFEDKEWSKRVLEAGYDIELVPAIFNYQIKRTRKQELFRFKNDLVGNYQLWHQEVSIWSASKGWIASSSRTILRMFADLWQALQRLLIVIKFYIKKPNKF is encoded by the coding sequence ATGAAATTAAGCGTGGTCATCAGAGCTAAAAATCAAGCGCCAGCGCTGGAGTTTCTCTTAAGAAACCTCACGCAAAGATATGCGGCAGACGTGGACGAGATCGTAGTGATCGATAACCTAAGTACTGATGCCAGCAAGCAAATAACCTTGAAGTATGGCGCAAGATTTGAAACCATAGAAAAGTTTAGTTATGGCGGTAGTGCCAATTTTGCTGCTGCTCAAGCCACACATCCCATCGTGGTCATCTTCAGTGCGCATTCGTATCCTGTAAGTCATGATTTTTTCAGCCTGATTAAACAGCGTTTTGCAACGAACCCCAATCTAGCAGGATTGCGCTGCTTGCACAATTCCAATGATTATCGACAGTATATCAACGGCATTTCGGCAAGTGAAGATCCCAATAGATCTGGATTGATTTTTTCGGGTTCCGCTTTCGCGAAAGCGGTATGGCAAAAGCATCCTTTCAGAGAAGATGTAGCTACGTTTGAAGACAAAGAATGGTCAAAACGCGTGCTGGAAGCAGGTTATGACATTGAGCTTGTACCTGCTATTTTCAATTATCAGATCAAGCGAACTAGAAAACAGGAGCTGTTTAGATTCAAAAATGACCTAGTAGGTAATTATCAGTTATGGCATCAAGAGGTCTCGATATGGTCTGCTAGTAAGGGATGGATTGCGAGCAGCAGCAGGACTATTTTAAGGATGTTTGCAGATCTATGGCAAGCTCTGCAACGCTTGTTGATTGTAATAAAGTTTTATATAAAAAAACCGAACAAGTTTTAG
- a CDS encoding beta-1,6-N-acetylglucosaminyltransferase translates to MKQAILITAYKDFPQLERLTSEFDERFNIYIHIDKKSSLTSIERNVFLRNGNIKYLGQDYRVNWGGLNHLRAYLQLVQVALKNLDNQYFHLITGQDFPIQSNSYFDRYLDGKQDHMSAFTMPAAGWKNGGMDRLKYYQFYDLFNARKSTLWISRFRRLQINLGFKRKIPAYLGQLYGGNTYWSLSRSTLKYVVDFTKKNPRFFNRFRHTFCAEEIYFQTIIMNSTYRENVITDDLRYMDWKSGRGGFPAFLDPTDFEEIINSNKLFVRKLDMNANSLFEMLSSHRKNNP, encoded by the coding sequence TTGAAACAAGCTATACTTATTACCGCATACAAAGATTTCCCACAATTAGAACGACTGACCAGTGAGTTTGACGAGCGTTTCAATATCTACATCCATATCGATAAAAAGAGTAGTTTGACTTCAATCGAAAGAAATGTGTTTTTGCGCAATGGTAATATCAAATACCTAGGACAGGATTACAGGGTGAATTGGGGTGGTTTGAACCATCTAAGAGCCTACCTTCAGTTGGTACAGGTAGCTTTAAAGAATCTGGATAATCAATACTTCCATCTTATCACAGGTCAAGATTTTCCAATTCAAAGCAACTCCTATTTTGATAGGTATTTAGACGGGAAACAGGATCATATGTCAGCCTTTACCATGCCAGCTGCTGGCTGGAAAAATGGAGGCATGGATCGATTGAAATATTATCAATTCTATGACCTGTTCAATGCAAGAAAGTCCACCTTATGGATTTCGAGGTTTAGAAGACTTCAAATTAATTTAGGTTTTAAGAGAAAGATCCCAGCATATTTGGGTCAACTCTATGGAGGTAATACTTACTGGTCACTTTCTAGGTCTACCTTAAAATATGTTGTTGATTTCACAAAGAAAAACCCTAGATTTTTCAATCGCTTCAGACATACTTTTTGTGCAGAAGAAATTTATTTCCAGACCATAATTATGAATTCGACATACAGGGAGAATGTGATTACCGATGATCTTAGATATATGGACTGGAAATCGGGAAGAGGTGGCTTTCCTGCCTTTCTCGATCCCACAGATTTTGAGGAGATCATTAACAGCAACAAATTGTTTGTTCGTAAACTAGATATGAACGCAAACAGTCTATTTGAGATGCTCAGCAGTCACCGCAAGAACAATCCGTGA